A region of the Vanrija pseudolonga chromosome 2, complete sequence genome:
cgatAACCAGGGCTAATTGCGTTTCCTGGGCAGACGCCGAAAATAGCTCGACGGTAACTTGCGCTCTGGCAGCCTCGGCTTCCATCCGCCTAGCGTGGCCAATGGCCCACCTTTGTGCCAGCTGCGCAGAGGCACAGGCAAGAGGAAACAGGAGGACAGAGACAGGGGCATGCGCTCCGAGCAATCGGAAGCCGACGGTGCGGGGGTGGGGACGAGGGATGACTGTTGAAGTCTGGCCTGTCCGACTCGAGCGGGCTGCAAGCGATGGAAGCGCTGGCTAGTTTTTAAGGCGCCGTGGGGAGTGGGTTAGAGATGTTCTTCCCGACTCACCATGGCTGCTTacgacgacaccaaggaCCTAGCCGCGACGGGCATcacgcccgtcgtcgactcgcacggcgacgtcgagtcCCAGCCCGATAACACCAAGTAcgacacgctcgtcgacgtgaaCACGGGGTtgtgtgagtggcgcgggTCGTGATGGGGGGCGGGCTTAGCTTACGCCGCCAGACGATGGTGTCCACCGTGGTATGGAGCAGCGCCACCTGCAGATGTACGCTCTCGCGGGCACGCTCGGCACCGGCCTCTTCCTGACCTCGGGCAAGGCGATCTCGCACGGCGGTCCCGCCGGCGCACTGCTCGCATACATCACCATGGGCGCGATCATCTTCTCCATGAGTGAGTGGTCGTACGACCTTATCTAGCGACCGCCGCTAACGCCGCCAGACGTCTGCCTGGGCGAGATGGCAACCTACGCGCCCATCTCGGGCGGATACCTGCACTTTGCCGAGCGGTGGCTGCACCCGTCGGTCGGCTTCGCACTCGGCTGGCAGGGCGTGCTGGGCGGCTGTGTCTCCAACGcctccgaggtcgtcgcggcggccatcCTTATTTCATTCTGGGACACCAACTTCAGCACGGCGCACCAGGTCGGCTACATCATCGCCTTGATCGTCGTGTGCGGCGTCATCAACTTCCTCGGCGTGCGGTGGTTCGGCGAGAGCGAGTTCTGGTTCGCGCTCATCAAGATTGCGCTCATCGTCGGCCTTATCCTCGCTGGCTTgatcgtcgacctcggcggcggaccGAACCATGACCGCATCGGCTTCAGGTACTGGAAGGACCCCGGAGCGTTCAACGCGTACGTCGTGCCCGGGAGCACGGGCAAGTTCCTCGGCTGGTTCGCGAACTTGATTACTGCGGCGTACTCGTTCTCGGGCATCGAGTTCATCGGCATGGCTGCTGCCGAGGTCAAGAACCCGCGCGTGTCGATCCCCAAGGCCGTCCGCCGCCTGTTCATCCGCCTCACGCTCTTCTACGTGCTCGGCATCTTGATCGTCGGCATGCTCGTGCCCTCCAACGACCCCAAGCTGCTCCAGTCGACCGggacggccgcgtcgtcgccgttcgtCCTTGCcttctcgcgcgccggcatCAAGGTGCTTCCTTCTATCATCAACGCCGCGGTGCTCACCTCCGCCatctcggcctgctcgaccggTATCTTCAACTCGTCGCGTAAGCTGTACGGTCTCGCGCTCCGTGGCCAGGGCCCGTCCATCTTCGCGCGCACCACCGCCAAGGGCCTGCCGTGGGTGGCCGTCTCGTTCGTGTCCTTCTGGATGCTGCTCGCCTTCCTCTCGCTCTCGGACGGTTCCAACGCTGCGCTCGAGTGGCTGTCCAACATCACCACCCTGGCGTCGTTCATCAACTGGATGGCCATTGCCGCGACGTTCATTCGTTTCAAGaagggcctcgaggcgcaggGCATCGACCGCAAGTCGCTCCACTACTACTCGAGCCTGCAGCCCTTCCACGCGTGGTTCTGCCTCATCGCCCTGTCGATCAtcgtcttcttctcgggATGGAAGGTCTTCATCCACGGCCACTGGTCGGCCCCGTCGTTCGTGTCCAACTACCTCAACCTGCCATTCTTCTTCGTGCTCATGGCCGGCTATGCGCTCTTCAAGCGTGACCCCTGGCTCCGTCCTGACCAGCTCGACTTCTTCTCCAACATCCccacggacgacgaggtcgcgtaCGAGGAGCCGCCTCCCAAGAACGCCTTTATGAAGGTGGTCAACTACGTCTTCACTTAGGCGGGAGACGGAGGACGTCGGGTGTTGGTTGGCGTTAGATGCGGAGCGCTAGTGGTGCTCGTACGGGCAGTCGCCCATTGTATGAATCTGGTTCAAGGGTTAGGCAGTGTGTGGGCGCCTTGTGAGGGTGTCTTGTGGTTGTTCTAGTCGGCTCTTGGACGGTCAGTGTCCTCATGCGGGCCCTTCGTGGTTGCGACCTGCTGCCCATAGACTTTAAGACTGAGGTGGTCAGCATGGTTGGCGACTCTCCCACACCTCACTCGCCATCTCTCTGTACTCACACTGTATGACCTATGCTTTGCCATGCTACAACCCCCGTACCATTGCCCTACAACTTTGcgctcttcttcttggccgcaCGCCACGCAATGATGTGCTTGCCGATAACGTACACCAAGccgctgtcggcgtcggtaAACTCGGCCTGGACATTCGCCAGCGTGCCGCTGATGCGGTCGATCGTGACCACGATGCGGAGGTTGGCGCCCTGCGGCACGGCATAGTAGTACGTCGTGTCGATGTTGAGGCTCACCCCGCCCGGGGTCGGCTCGCCCCACCAGTCCGGCGTGGAGAGGTACTCGACAGCCGAGCACGTCAGCTCGTCGGTGagccacgccgcgcagccgccgtGCATCGTGCCGAAGGGGTTACACCAGTCGGCTGTCACCTTGCCCGCGTAGACTGCCTTCCACGGCGTCGGGACGGTGCGCCCGCCCTTTGCGTTGATCTCGGGCACCGGGTCGTGCGACACGAAGATGATCTTGTTGGTGATGTTCGCTTTGGAGCCGAACCCGCGCGTCCCGATCGAGCGCTGGAGGAACTCGTTGTCCGCTGCTGTGGCCTGTTGTGACATTGTGTATGGGGAAAGAGAGGTGAAGACGTGATGCCGATGCCAAGTGCTCGATATTTATGCGGATGCGCGGGTAGATGTAGCCGGAGTCTCCGGTGGAGGGTGGTGCCGAGGTGGGGCAACCAAGTGGGGACTTCTTCACGTGATGGCGGGGACGTGGAGACGCAAACGCCATCTCCATGTTCTCAAGCAGCCCGACGCGCCTCTGTCCTGTGGCGCATGCATGGCTGCGACCTGGGTGACAtgctcgcctcgacgagcatgaCCAAGCcgggcgccgagggaggATATCCCGCGGATGTGCACGGCGCCAGTGGCATGATACAATGACTTCATCTGCTATCTGTGTCCTCCCAGCCCCGCCGCTACAATTTTGAGAAGACGCCGGCACACGCCCCCTTGCCGTACTGCACCAGTGTGCTCTTGGTGCGCGTGTAGGCGCGGATGCCCTCGTGGCCATTCTCGACTCCGATGCCGCTCATCTTCCACCCGCCGACGGGCATCTCGGCTGGGCTCTCGCCCCAGGTGTTGATCCACGTGatgccggcctcgagctggcggacaacctgcgccgcgaggtcgaggtcggtagccaccacgccgcccgcgaggccCATCTGCGTGTCGTTTGCGCGGCGtaccagctcggcgagccacGCGTCCTTGTCCCCCTTGGTCGAGTAGGGCAGGATGCACATGACCGGCCCGAAGATCTCCTCGGTGGCGACCTTCATGCTGTCGGTGCAGTCGCTAAACACAACAGGCGGGACCCAGAACCCGTCGCTTGTCGGCCACTTGGCCTGCGCGTCCGCCCCACCGTCGTacagcacgcgcgcgcggtcgaccTCCTTCCCGTGCTGGATGTAGCTGGCGACCTTTTGCTGGTGCACCTTGCTGACGACGGGCCCGAAATTTGTCGTCTCGTCCAGCGGCAGGCCCATGCGGATGCCCTCGCGGCACCGCTGCACGATGGCGGCCTCAACAgcgggcagcagcgtgtCGGGCACGAACACGCGCGTGCCGTTCGTGCACACCTGTCCGCTGGAATAAAAGTTTGCGAGCatcgcgacgtcggccgcctcgtccacgtCCGCGTCGGGGAGGATGACGAGCGGCGACTTGCCGCCCAGCTCCATGGTCACGCTCTTCATTgcgcccgaggcggccgaggcgaccTTGGAGCCGGTCGACACCTGGCCCGTAAAGCTGACCTTTGCGATGCCTgggtgcgcgacgaggggcacgccggccgcaGGCCCGTCGCCGTAGATGACGTTGAAGACGCCCGCAGGAAGCCCGGCCTCGACGTAGATCGCCGCCAGCGTGTTCCCGTGCAAGGGGGTCACCTCGGACGGCTTGTACACCATGCagttgccggcggcgaggcacgccgccgacttCCACAGCGCAATCTGGATAGGGTAGTTCCacgcgccgatgccgccgcagacgccgagcggctcgtgcgtcgtcgttatctctgcgccgccgggccCCGCGCGCAGGACGGTCGACTTGCCGTCCAGcccgccagcggcgacaTGGTACGCGTAGTACTCtagcacgtcggcgccggtcgcgATGTCGACGGTCGAGGTCTCGCTCCATGACTTGCCGGTGTCGAGGGACTCggtcttggcgagcgcgtcgttgcgctcgcggagcagcgccgccgccttgaggagcacgcgggcgcgcgcagccggcgccgtgCGGGACCACTCTGGGAACGCCTtctgcgccgacgcgacggccgcgtcgagctgcgcagGCGTCGTGGTGTACACTGTTGCCAGGGGCTTGGCTGTGCTCGGGTCGATCGACTGGAAGGTCGTcttgcccgacgacgagggctgcGGGCGCCCGTCGTAGAAGGTGTGGATCTCGCTGGCGAATGTCATGGTGTGGTGTATGGGTTTGTTGTTGACCAAGAGTCGGTGACAGAGTCCAAGACATGCATTGACTGACTGCTTGGAAATCTTTACCATGCATGTTCCGGGAGGTGTGCATCAAACGATACGTCACTGGCCTTCAAGTGGCTTGCATTGggtgcggctgctgcgcctgaGGCAGTTCTCTTGGCCACTCTCTGCTCCTGTGCCCTTTGCCTCCTCTTTGCCTCCTTGCCTTTTGCCTTGCCACTGACGACTACGACACTCCAACCCCTTTCGCTTACTCCAGTAGCCCTTGTGCCCGCTTGTAGGGTGTAGTCCTCCTACCCCACCCACTCCCACTGTGCTATGCAAACCCCCCAGCCCCACTTGCCGTGGCCCTTGTACCTCGTCATTCTACTTATCCTATCATATCTACAGCTGCCAGCCGATTCCATGTGACTTGGTACGCACCCCCGTTTCGCGTCATTCCTGGCCCCATGACCTGAGCTAGTGGGACAGCTTGCAGCTGTGCCATGCCAGTGCGATCCCAGA
Encoded here:
- the betB gene encoding NAD/NADP-dependent betaine aldehyde dehydrogenase; the encoded protein is MTFASEIHTFYDGRPQPSSSGKTTFQSIDPSTAKPLATVYTTTPAQLDAAVASAQKAFPEWSRTAPAARARVLLKAAALLRERNDALAKTESLDTGKSWSETSTVDIATGADVLEYYAYHVAAGGLDGKSTVLRAGPGGAEITTTHEPLGVCGGIGAWNYPIQIALWKSAACLAAGNCMVYKPSEVTPLHGNTLAAIYVEAGLPAGVFNVIYGDGPAAGVPLVAHPGIAKVSFTGQVSTGSKVASAASGAMKSVTMELGGKSPLVILPDADVDEAADVAMLANFYSSGQVCTNGTRVFVPDTLLPAVEAAIVQRCREGIRMGLPLDETTNFGPVVSKVHQQKVASYIQHGKEVDRARVLYDGGADAQAKWPTSDGFWVPPVVFSDCTDSMKVATEEIFGPVMCILPYSTKGDKDAWLAELVRRANDTQMGLAGGVVATDLDLAAQVVRQLEAGITWINTWGESPAEMPVGGWKMSGIGVENGHEGIRAYTRTKSTLVQYGKGACAGVFSKL
- the DIP5_1 gene encoding Dicarboxylic amino acid permease, whose protein sequence is MAAYDDTKDLAATGITPVVDSHGDVESQPDNTKYDTLVDVNTGLYDGVHRGMEQRHLQMYALAGTLGTGLFLTSGKAISHGGPAGALLAYITMGAIIFSMNVCLGEMATYAPISGGYLHFAERWLHPSVGFALGWQGVLGGCVSNASEVVAAAILISFWDTNFSTAHQVGYIIALIVVCGVINFLGVRWFGESEFWFALIKIALIVGLILAGLIVDLGGGPNHDRIGFRYWKDPGAFNAYVVPGSTGKFLGWFANLITAAYSFSGIEFIGMAAAEVKNPRVSIPKAVRRLFIRLTLFYVLGILIVGMLVPSNDPKLLQSTGTAASSPFVLAFSRAGIKVLPSIINAAVLTSAISACSTGIFNSSRKLYGLALRGQGPSIFARTTAKGLPWVAVSFVSFWMLLAFLSLSDGSNAALEWLSNITTLASFINWMAIAATFIRFKKGLEAQGIDRKSLHYYSSLQPFHAWFCLIALSIIVFFSGWKVFIHGHWSAPSFVSNYLNLPFFFVLMAGYALFKRDPWLRPDQLDFFSNIPTDDEVAYEEPPPKNAFMKVVNYVFT